A single region of the Bicyclus anynana chromosome 16, ilBicAnyn1.1, whole genome shotgun sequence genome encodes:
- the LOC112057846 gene encoding nuclear RNA export factor 1, producing the protein MPKRGGRLRNWKPNEHFEHDDRSHSNNTRRVSFKPGTNHRKNKFRSWNDASQILLEGDIDMGASGGQGPNKRGFRSRGGRLGSPAPRPAARKKFIPGVLPWYQIVIPYGAKHEKDVILRALLSFLSPDVFIPHYYKINGNAAVFFVDDVKIAEKLFYADRKIVMTDGFKLVVIVRNSVPNVTIDADMKQKMKLAMAKRYNATTKALDLTKFHADPDLSDIFCALFRPVIMLAAIDIIAENIPDLEALNLNDNKLHGIEHLKILCTKLKNLKILYLGDNKIMFLGSLDPLKLLPLVELYLKGNPLVKRFNDHDIYVSDVRKKFPKLVRLDGVDLPPAIGFDVSDEVTLPSNRQWFLVDQAGQNLVRDFVTQYFAIYDSDSRQPLLEAYEETAMFSMAATYPTGDMRNAPENKLNAYISKSRNIMRITERESRRRYLKIGKLQVVSFLSDLPKTKHDLLGFAVDLPVFTPGMIVLTMNGVFKETNVSGNPTRSFHRTFVIIPNSNGGFSITNDMMFVTNTTREQEAKAFSAGTEQPAAPVVQAPAVAPQPALQPLYDDNQRMMLNMLGQQTGMNEHWSVNCLQETGWDYQRALFIFNQLQSEGKIPPEAFVK; encoded by the exons atgcCCAAGCGTGGTGGAAGACTACGAAATTGGAAACCAAATGAACATTTTG AACATGATGACCGTTCACATTCGAATAACACGAGGCGAGTTAGTTTCAAACCTGGCACAAACCATAGGAAGAACAAATTTCGTTCTTGGAATGATGCATCTCAAATATTACTGGAAGGCGACATTGACATGGGAGCGTCTGGCGGTCAGGGTCCCAACAAAAGAGGATTCAGAAGTAGAGGAGGTAGACTTGGTTCACCAGCGCCCAGACCAGCTGCAAGAAAGAAGTTTATACCTGGCGTATTACCTTGGTATCAAATAGTCATTCCATATGGAGCAAAACACGAGAAAGATGTCATTCTACGAGCTCTGTTAAGTTTCCTGTCACCAGATGTTTTCATACCTCATTATTACAAGATTAATGGTAATGCTgctgtattttttgttgatgatGTGAAAATAGCAGAGAAACTATTTTATGCAGACCGCAAGATTGTTATGACAGATGGGTTTAAATTGGTTGTGATTGTGCGCAACTCAGTGCCCAACGTCACCATTGATGCTGATATGAAGCAGAAGATGAAACTCGCTATGGCTAAGAGGTATAATGCAACTACAAAGGCATTGGATTTAACAAAGTTCCATGCGGACCCAG ATTTATCAGACATCTTCTGTGCACTGTTCCGCCCAGTGATAATGCTGGCAGCAATAGACATAATAGCTGAGAACATTCCTGATCTGGAGGCTTTGAATCTGAATGACAACAAGCTCCATGGTATTGAACACCTGAAGATTCTCTGCACCAAGttgaaaaatcttaaaattcTGTACTTAGGTGACAACAAG ATAATGTTCCTTGGATCTCTGGACCCCCTCAAACTGTTGCCTCTCGTGGAATTGTACCTCAAAGGAAATCCATTGGTGAAAAGGTTCAATGACCATGACATTTATGTGAG TGACGTCAGGAAGAAGTTCCCTAAACTGGTGAGACTG GACGGCGTGGATCTACCCCCGGCAATCGGTTTCGACGTGTCAGACGAAGTTACTCTACCTTCCAACCGTCAGTGGTTCCTCGTAGACCAGGCCGGTCAGAACTTGGTCCGAGACTTCGTCACTCAATACTTTGCGATATATGACTCGGACTCTCGGCAGCCATTGCTCGAGGCTTACGAAGAAACGGCCATGTTTTCTATGGCGGCCACATACCCAACTGGGGATATGAGAAATGCTCCTGAAAACAA ATTAAACGCGTACATATCTAAAAGTCGCAACATAATGAGAATAACAGAGAGAGAATCCAGAAGAAGATATCTGAAGATTGGCAAGTTGCAAGTGGTCTCTTTCTTGTCAGACTTGCCGAAGACTAAACATGACCTGCTGGGCTTTGCTGTTGATTTACCTGTGTTTACA CCTGGTATGATTGTGCTAACAATGAACGGAGTGTTTAAAGAGACCAACGTATCCGGTAACCCAACGAGATCGTTCCACCGGACATTCGTCATCATACCCAACAGTAATGGCGGCTTCTCCATCACCAATGACATGATGTTCGTTACCAACACTACCAGAGAACAG GAAGCCAAAGCGTTCTCAGCAGGCACAGAGCAGCCGGCGGCGCCAGTAGTGCAAGCGCCGGCGGTGGCGCCGCAGCCAGCACTACAACCGCTGTACGACGACAACCAGCGCATGATGCTGAACATGCTGGGCCAGCAGACGGGCATGAACGAGCATTGGAGTGTCAA CTGTTTGCAAGAAACCGGTTGGGACTACCAACGTGCTCTCTTCATCTTCAACCAACTGCAGTCTGAAGGCAAGATACCTCCTGAAGCCTTCGTCAAATGA